The genomic DNA AACAGGAACATCGCCTCGCCCGGGTTCAGCTTCACCACGTTCAGCAGCAGAGGGGAGAACAGGCCGCTGTCGTCCGGGTAGAATTCAGAAATCAGGCGGATGGTATCCCACGGCTCACCGTGCTGGCTGTCCAGCGCTGCTTTCAGCACCGCCAGGGCGTGAGATTTCTCTTCTCCCTGCATGTTCAGCAGGCTGGCGAAAAGCTGGCTCAGGCCTTCTGCATTCGGGTTTTCCAGGAAGTGGGCAATAGCGTTGTTAGCACCCGCCACCGGCTGCAGCAGGGAGATAATTTCTGAGAACTCGCGAAACGCGTTCATCGCCAGGAAGGGGGTCAGCGCAAAGACCAGTTCCGGCTTGTGGTTAGGATCTTTGTAGTTACGCTCGGCGGCATCTAACGGAATACCGGCCGCGTTCTCTTTCGCAAAGCCCATCTCAGAGGCTTTTTTATTCGGGTGCACCTGGATCGAGAGTGGCTGGTCGGCGCACAGCACTTTAAACAGGAACGGCAGCTCACCAAAACGGCTGGCAACCTTGTCACCCAGCAGGGTGGCTTTGTCGGCATCAATCACGTCGCGCAGAGAGCGAACCTGGCCGCTTGCGTCTTCAATTTTTGAGCTGCTCTTCGGGTGCGCACCCATCCACAGTTCTGCCATTGGCAGGTTGTTTGGGTTCGCGATACCGTAGAGATCCGTTAACGCAGTTTTACTTCCCCAGGCGTAGTTTTGCACTGAGTTAATGAGTTTTTGCATTATCAAGCCCTGATTCAATGGTGGAATTAACTCCGGGTATTAAAGCAATAAACCACATGGAAGTAACCTGTGGATGTAAAAAGTCGTACTAGTCTCAGTTTTTGTTAAAAAATTGTGTAGGATAAGCTGACTCGCTTTTAAGCGGGCAGCGGAACATCTGCCCAAATAATCAGACTGAAGCAGTAAGTGAGAGAACAATGTCGAACAAACCCTTTCATTATCAGGATCCTTTCCCCCTCAGTAAGGATCAAACCGAATATTACCTGTTAACCCGCGATCACGTCTCCGTCTCTGAATTCGAAGGGCAGGAGATCCTCAAGGTCGATCCGCAGGCGCTGACGTTACTGGCGCAGCAGGCTTTCCACGACGCCTCGTTTATGCTCCGCCCTGCGCACCAGCAGCAGGTGGCCGATATCCTGAGCGACCCGCAGGCCAGCGAAAACGACAAATACGTCGCCCTGCAGTTCCTGCGTAACTCGGATATCGCGGCGAAGGGTATTTTACCTACCTGTCAGGACACCGGCACGGCCATCATTGTGGGTAAAAAAGGCCAGCGCGTCTGGACCGGCGGCGGCGACGAAGCGGCGCTGGCGCACGGCGTGTACAACACCTACACCGAAGACAACCTGCGCTACTCGCAAAACGCGGCGCTGGATATGTACAAAGAGGTCAACACGGGCACAAACCTGCCTGCGCAGATTGACCTGTATAGCGTGGACGGTGATGAATACAAATTCCTCTGCATCGCCAAAGGTGGCGGTTCAGCGAACAAAACCTATCTCTACCAGGAAACCAAAGCGCTGCTCACGCCGGGCAAGCTGAAGAATTACCTGGTTGAGAAAATGCGCACGCTCGGCACCGCTGCCTGCCCGCCGTACCATATTGCCTTTGTGATTGGCGGTACGTCGGCAGAGAGCACCCTGAAAACGGTGAAGCTGGCGTCGACCAAATACTACGACGGCCTGCCTACCGAAGGGAACGAGCACGGCCAGGCGTTCCGCGATGTTCAGCTCGAACAGGAACTGCTGGAAGAAGCGCGTAACCTCGGTCTGGGTGCGCAGTTCGGCGGCAAATATTTTGCCCATGATGTGCGTGTGATCCGTCTGCCGCGCCACGGCGCCTCCTGCCCGGTCGGGATGGGGGTCTCCTGTTCTGCGGATCGTAACATCAAAGCGAAGATCAACCGCGAAGGTGTCTGGATCGAAAAACTGGAAAACAACCCAGGGAAGTACATTCCTGAAGCGTTGCGCAAAGCGGGCGAGGGTGAAGCCGTTCACGTTGACCTGAACCGTCCGATGAAAGAGATTCTGGCGCAGCTGTCTCAGTATCCGGTGTCGACCCGTCTCTCTCTTAACGGAACCATCATCGTTGGTCGTGACATCGCTCACGCGAAACTGAAAGAGCGTCTGGACAATGGTGAAGGGCTGCCGCAGTACATCAAAGATCACCCGATTTACTACGCAGGCCCGGCCAAAACGCCAGAAGGCTACGCCTCTGGCTCGTTAGGCCCGACCACCGCAGGCCGTATGGACTCGTATGTTGACCAGCTACAGGCCAACGGCGGCAGCATGATCATGCTGGCAAAAGGAAACCGTAGCCAGCAGGTGACGGATGCCTGCCATAAACACGGTGGCTTCTACCTGGGCAGCATCGGCGGTCCGGCTGCCGTACTCGCGCAGGGCAGCATTAAGAGCCTTGAGTGCATTGAATACCCGGAACTGGGTATGGAAGCTATCTGGAAAATTGAAGTGGAAGATTTCCCGGCGTTTATCCTTGTGGATGACAAAGGTAACGACTTCTTCAGGCAGATCCAGTCCTCTCAATGTTCGGCGTGTTTGAAGTAATCTACTATAGCCGGGTGGCGTTCACGTCACCCGGCACATCAAAGAGCGCACAAAGCGCCATATCTTTTCTGTAAAGCAATCAATACTTATCTCTGAAGCATGTGAGCAATCCCGACAGTGTTATCAAGGAGAAAGTAATGACTACGGTACGCCGTGAGAAAGACTCTATGGGCGCGATCGATGTCCCGGCTGACAAGCTATGGGGCGCGCAAACCCAGCGTTCGCTGGAACATTTCCGTATTTCGACCGAGAAAATGCCCGTCTCGCTGATTCAGGCGCTGGCGCTCACTAAACGTGCGGCCGCCAAAGTGAATCAGGATTTAGGCCTGCTGGCGGCAGATAAGGCCACCGCGATTATCACTGCTGCCGATGAAGTGCTGGCCGGCAAGCATCCCGATGAATTCCCCCTCGCCATCTGGCAGACCGGTTCTGGCACCCAGAGCAACATGAATATGAACGAAGTGCTGGCGAACCGGGCAAGCGAACTGCTGGGCGGCGTGCGCGGTATGGAGCGTAAGGTTCACCCGAACGATGACGTAAACAAAAGCCAAAGTTCGAACGACGTCTTCCCGACGGCGATGCACGTGGCGGCGGTGATTGCGCTTCGTGAACAGCTGATCCCGCAGCTCAACGTGCTTAAAACCACCCTTGGCGAGAAGGCGCAGGCTTTCAGCGATATCGTCAAAATAGGACGTACTCACCTGCAGGATGCCACGCCGCTGACGCTCGGCCAGGAGATTTCCGGCTGGGTGGCAATGCTAGAACATAACCTCAAGCACATCGAGTACAGCCTGCCGCATCTTGCAGAGCTGGCGCTGGGCGGAACGGCGGTCGGTACGGGGTTAAATACCCATCCGGAATATGCGGTGCGCGTTGCCGACGAGCTGGCGGCCATCACCGGGCAGCCGTTTATCACGGCGCCGAATAAGTTTGAAGCGCTGGCCACCTGTGATGCGCTGGTTCATACCCACGGTGCCCTCAAGGGGCTGGCAGCGTCGTTGATGAAAATCGCCAATGATGTGCGCTGGCTGGCCTCGGGTCCCCGTTGCGGTATCGGTGAAATTAGCATTCCGGAGAACGAGCCGGGTAGCTCAATCATGCCGGGCAAAGTAAACCCGACCCAATGTGAAGCCATGACCATGCTCTGCTGTCAGGTAATGGGTAACGACGTTGCCGTTAACATGGGCGGCGCGTCCGGTAACTTTGAGCTGAACGTCTATCGCCCGATGGTGATTCACAACGTGCTTCAGTCCATACGCCTGCTGGCGGACGGTATGGAGAGTTTCAACGAGCACTGTGCGTCAGGCATTGAGCCAAACCGCGAGCGCATCAGCCAGTTGCTCAATGAGTCGTTGATGCTGGTGACCGCGCTGAATACCCATATCGGCTACGACAAAGCCGCTGAGATTGCGAAAAAAGCGCATAAAGAGGGGCTGACGCTGAAAGCCTCCGCTCTGGCATTGGGTTACCTGACGGAGGCTGAGTTTGATGCATGGGTACGCCCGGAATCGATGGTCGGCAGCCTGAAATAATCACTGCGCCACATACAGGTGCAGCCGCGGAATGATCAGCTGCAGCGGTTGCGCCTGAGGTCTGTAACGATGCTGGACATTTTCAGCATCGTAATTCAGCAGTTCGCCAATATCCGGCACAATGGCCCCTTGATCGGCATCATAAAGTGCGATCAGCGGCGTCGGGCAGGCATACTGTACCTGCTTTTGCTGGCCGGAATACCAGACGCGCGCGATAGGCTGCACCTTCACCGGACGCTTAATCTTAAGCCGGGTATCTGCCGGCAGTGAGGCGATGCTGTGGTACTCCTGCTCAAGCCGTTCAATCCACTGCTCGCGTGACCACGGTGCGACAGTCCGCGGTGCCTTCAGACTCTTTTC from Enterobacter ludwigii includes the following:
- the manA gene encoding mannose-6-phosphate isomerase encodes the protein MQKLINSVQNYAWGSKTALTDLYGIANPNNLPMAELWMGAHPKSSSKIEDASGQVRSLRDVIDADKATLLGDKVASRFGELPFLFKVLCADQPLSIQVHPNKKASEMGFAKENAAGIPLDAAERNYKDPNHKPELVFALTPFLAMNAFREFSEIISLLQPVAGANNAIAHFLENPNAEGLSQLFASLLNMQGEEKSHALAVLKAALDSQHGEPWDTIRLISEFYPDDSGLFSPLLLNVVKLNPGEAMFLFAETPHAYLQGVALEVMANSDNVLRAGLTPKYIDIPELVANVKFEAKPADHLLTQPVKQGAELDFPIPVDDFAFSLHDLSPAETAIAQESAAILFCVEGEATLHKGGERLVLKPGESAFVAANESPVSVSGTGRLARVFNKL
- the fumA gene encoding class I fumarate hydratase FumA, with translation MSNKPFHYQDPFPLSKDQTEYYLLTRDHVSVSEFEGQEILKVDPQALTLLAQQAFHDASFMLRPAHQQQVADILSDPQASENDKYVALQFLRNSDIAAKGILPTCQDTGTAIIVGKKGQRVWTGGGDEAALAHGVYNTYTEDNLRYSQNAALDMYKEVNTGTNLPAQIDLYSVDGDEYKFLCIAKGGGSANKTYLYQETKALLTPGKLKNYLVEKMRTLGTAACPPYHIAFVIGGTSAESTLKTVKLASTKYYDGLPTEGNEHGQAFRDVQLEQELLEEARNLGLGAQFGGKYFAHDVRVIRLPRHGASCPVGMGVSCSADRNIKAKINREGVWIEKLENNPGKYIPEALRKAGEGEAVHVDLNRPMKEILAQLSQYPVSTRLSLNGTIIVGRDIAHAKLKERLDNGEGLPQYIKDHPIYYAGPAKTPEGYASGSLGPTTAGRMDSYVDQLQANGGSMIMLAKGNRSQQVTDACHKHGGFYLGSIGGPAAVLAQGSIKSLECIEYPELGMEAIWKIEVEDFPAFILVDDKGNDFFRQIQSSQCSACLK
- the fumC gene encoding class II fumarate hydratase, with amino-acid sequence MTTVRREKDSMGAIDVPADKLWGAQTQRSLEHFRISTEKMPVSLIQALALTKRAAAKVNQDLGLLAADKATAIITAADEVLAGKHPDEFPLAIWQTGSGTQSNMNMNEVLANRASELLGGVRGMERKVHPNDDVNKSQSSNDVFPTAMHVAAVIALREQLIPQLNVLKTTLGEKAQAFSDIVKIGRTHLQDATPLTLGQEISGWVAMLEHNLKHIEYSLPHLAELALGGTAVGTGLNTHPEYAVRVADELAAITGQPFITAPNKFEALATCDALVHTHGALKGLAASLMKIANDVRWLASGPRCGIGEISIPENEPGSSIMPGKVNPTQCEAMTMLCCQVMGNDVAVNMGGASGNFELNVYRPMVIHNVLQSIRLLADGMESFNEHCASGIEPNRERISQLLNESLMLVTALNTHIGYDKAAEIAKKAHKEGLTLKASALALGYLTEAEFDAWVRPESMVGSLK